The sequence CAGGAGCTTTATATAGTTTCACTTCTCACCATTTCTTATTACCAGTTAACCATTTTATTGATGACTTAGAAGTTTGATTCTGTGACCAATGCAGTTAATTCAAATACTAATGCATTTTCAACGTTAATGCAGACGTTCATTGCACAGGAGCAAATGTGTCTAAAAAGACTGTGGGTAGCAAAAGATCCGAATTGGTCAATTGCATATCGCTCAGTTGTCAGACGAAGAAAAGTTCACGTAAAGTTAGTTCCAAAAGTGGAGCACATCAGTGGAGGAGAGAAGATCCTATCAGTTTACTTTATGGCAACTGAAGTTCCAATCTGGATTCTGTTCTTTGCCTTGGGTGTTTCAAATGACCTAGAGGTTGTAAAGTTGATAGATCTTGACATCGAAGACTGCAGGGTTGCAAATGTACTCGTTGCATCAATTCATGTTGCTGATAAAAATTACGAGGGTTTCCGTAAGGCGGACAATGCTGTAAATCACATGAAAAAACTCATGCAGGGTTGCAAATTTCCACCTACAGAGTCCGTGGAAGAATGCTTTAAAAATTATCTCTTCCCTAACCTCAAAAGCTTGGGGCAGAAGGCTCGGTTTCTGGCGTACATGGTCAAGTGTCTCTTAGAAGCTTGCATGGGACTTCGCAAAGTTGACAGCAGGGATGATTTCAGGAACAAGAGGTTGGAGTTGGCTAGTGAGCTACTTGAGAGAGAACTGAGAGTTCACATGAAACATGCTGAGAGGCGCATGGTGAAAGCCATGCAAAGGGATCTTTATGGAGATCGGGAGATACAGTCAATTGAACACTACTTGGATACTTCAATCATCACAAACGGTCTTTCCAGGGCTTTTTCTACTGGAGCTTGGTCACATCCTTACAAGAGGATGGAAAGAATTTCTGGTGTTGTGGCTACTCTAAGGCGAACAAATCCTTTGCAAGCGACTTGTGATATGAGGAAAACACGCCAGCAGGTCTCATACACAGGGAGGGCTGGTGATGCTAGATACCCGTAAGTTGTTGTGTTTATTTATCTGGTTTTAGGACTCGACTCTAAAAGTGAAAACTCATTTTATGTATTCTGTCTTTATTGCATCAACTCCTGCCATGTGATTTTACTGTACTTCAACATATGTGTTATGTAATTAGCTGCTATTTCTGCGATAAACAAAACAATACGTTCAATCGAGTATACTTATTTCCAGATTTCAGAAATGGATAATATGCTGATAAACGATGTGCTAACCTTGATGCATTGTTTAAGAAACTGAATTAGGCGTGTTTGTGACTTGAGTTGCAATTATTGCTACTGTAATCGTTTAGTTTAGTTTACTTCACCGTTTTTCTTTGGTCTTTATTTTCCTGCAGTCACCATAGTTACTGCACGACATCTATCACCACCCATTTCAAACATCAAACTTTTAACGCGTACTTACCTATGATGATTCCAAAGAAAATTTTTGAGAGATGCTGATCAAACGCAATAAATGCCCCAATTAGGCTTATCTGAGACCATAACAAATACACACATTAACCGAGAAAGAGGAAGACCAAAGAAGACCTGGTTAATAACCATAGACTAGgataaaattcttttaaatatAGACGAGGATGTATTAGGGGAAGAACACAATGATGTAGGAGAATAAATGTAGCCGATCCCAGTCAGTGGGATAAAGGCCTTCTTCTTCTTGTTGTTGTATGCTGATCAAACACAACTTTTTATTGTATCTTCTGCTGTTCCTTGTCATTTTTGGCTGTGCACATTTCAAGTTGTCTCTTTATGATTCTTGATTGCTTTGATTTTGTCAGTCATCATACTATTCTTTTTGGAGCAAATGACTTTTTATCACACTCTTGGCTGCTCCATCCTTGTGTTGCTTCGTTTCGTTGGGTTATTCATCACGCCATTCCCCAAACAAAAAAAACACGAGTTGTGGAGGCATGCTTTCTGCATCTGTTCTGAATCCTGTTAAAGAGCCTGTATTGCATTTGCATATGTGTGTATTTTGACTTTTTGTTTGTTTCTATGCATTGTACCTTAACAATGGTCGTGCTGGAAGCAGTTTCTAACCAGCATATTTTCCCTTCTCAGACTGAGTTTCAATTTACCACTGAAACTGATACTCTGATCTGTTTTCACTATCGGAAAATGTTTCTTTTGTTTTCAGCATGGCCTGTTTTACCTTTGCTTCACTATGTTTGACCTACTTTATCCTTTTAGAAAGCACTGTGCGTCATGGTTCTTTCCGATTGATTTCAATTGGTGCTGGGGGTTTTCGTTTGCACTTGATCATGAGCATGGAGCAGCATTGTAAAGGATATTGAACTATTGATTCTTTAAACCAACATCAAAATTCATTCTTGTTTCTTTTTTGCTTTGAGTTTAGTTTTTACATAATTACCTCGATCAAATTCTCTTATGCTTTGAAAATTTCTTCTCATGCATATGTTGGTGCAGTTTGTTACAGGGAACTACACTTCTTAGTTTTCTTTTGGCCAAGTGTGACATAAATGTGTTTTTCATATTTATCGAATCTTGTTTTCATTAGCATTCTAACTATATTCTTAATATCTCAACAAGAATAGTAGAATAGCTTATGATTGGTTGCATTATGATACAGCCACCCATCTCACTGGGGTAAGATTTGCTTCCTTTCTACACCTGATGGAGAAAATTGTGGGCTAGTTAAGAATCTAGCAAGTTTGGGTCTTGTCAGCGCTAATGTATTGGAGAAGGATGGTCTTCTTCGAAAATTACGCCAGTGTGGAATGGAAAATTTGGTTGATGATACTTCAAGTTTGCTCAAAGCGAAGCAAAAGGTTTTTTTAGATGGAGATTGGGTTGGAGTGGTTGAAAATTCTGAGTCATTTGTTGCTAAGCTAAGGCGTAAACGTCGCAGGATGGAAGTGCCTCATCAGGTTCATCTACATTCTACCTTTATTTTGTATTCTTTGGAAACTGTAAGTCGAAATCTCAAATCCTAGGATGAAATTGGCATTCCAcatgttagcaaatctcattaCATGcaggaaattgaaataaaaatttgtctTCAGTGACTTGGTTGGTTTTTGGTTTCAAATTTGATTCCagtttattctttgcatttaattCACTTAATTCATAATAGGGTAATTATGATTGCTAAATGAGACTATTTTACCATGCATTAATTTTCATGGTTGCTGTTACCTGATTGGTACCTGTCACACACGATATGAGTTTCAAGTTAATGGACAAATATCATGTTTGCAATATATATTTCAACGAatgttgtcactgatttttgTATTGCTGAATGCAGTGTCCTAATAAATAAGGAAAATAATTCCCCGTTTTCTTCTGTAGCATGATATCATTTGCTCTGATGCGACTGTCTGCCAACATGCTTTCATTGTCAGGTTCTGTTGGCAAACATTTCATACTCCGTCCTTTTGTAGGTTGAAATTAAGAGAGATGAGCATCATTGTGAAGTGCGCATATTTGCTGATTCTGGAAGGATACTCCGTCCTCTTTTAGTTGTTCGAAATCTAAAGAAGATTAAAGAAGTAAAAGGAGATTATATATTTCAGACTCTATTGGATAACGGAATACTAGAACTAATAGGACCAGAAGAAGAGGAAGATTGCCAGACTGCATGGGGAATTAGATACCTTTTTACCTCTGAAAAATCAAGGCAACCTGTGAAATATACGCACTGTGAGTTAGATTGTTCGTTCTTATTAGGGCTAAGCTGCGGAATCATACCTTTCACCAACCATGATCATGCAAAGAGAGTTCTTTATCAGTCTGAGAAGCACTCTCAGCAAGCAATTGGATTTGCTACAACAAATCCGAATGCCAGAGTTGATACCAATTCTCATCGGCTGTATTACCCCCAGAGGCCACTTTTCCGGACAATGCTTTCTGATTGTCTCGGAAAATCATCATATTCTCATCAGCAACGGGGGATGATCCCACACCCCGAGTTCTCTAATGGCCAGTGTGCGATCGTATCTGTTAATGTGCATCTGGGATACAACCAAGAGGACTCGATTGTGATGAATCGTTCTTCCCTGGAGCGTGGAATGTTTCGATCTGAACATATTAGAAGCTATAAGGCAGAGGTTGAGAGCTACGAGGGATTAGGGAAAAAGCTTAAGCCTGAAGACTGTATAAGCTTTGGGAAAACACAGAGCAAAATTGGACGGGTAGACAGCCTTGATGATGATGGCCTTCCCTTCATTGGTGCCAACCTCCAAACAGGCGACATAGTCATAGGAAAACATTCTGAATCGGGGGTTGATCACAGCATTAAGCTGCGGCACACTGAAAGAGGGATGGTTCATAAAGTCGTGCTTTCTGCTAATGATGATGGAAAGAACTTCGCTGTTGTATCTCTAGCACAGGTGAGTATTCCTCACAACTTATGCCACTGTTGGATTGCGTTTGATGTGTTTTTGCTTCGATAGTATGTCTCCATGTTTGTGATTACAACCGAGTGCTACTCTCTTCAATGTGTCACATACATATTTGGCCATTTCATTCTTGTTTGCATTCTCTAAAATTTCGTCATATAGTTCTATCATGGTAGTTATGGTGTAAGGATGACTGTGCAGGTTCGTTCTCCGTGTCTTGGTGACAAGTTCTCGAGTATGCATGGACAGAAGGGTGTTCTTGGGTTTCTGGAGTCGCAAGAAAACTTCCCTTTTACGAAACAAGGAATAGTCCCAGACATTGTGATAAATCCTCACGCATTTCCATCCCGACAAACTCCTGGTCAACTGTTAGAAGCCGCCTTGGGCAAAGGGATTGCCCTAGGGGGTGCACTAAAATGCGCCACCCCATTTTCAACTCCATCGGTCGAAGATATTACAGCTCAACTTCATAGGTATCATCTGTCTGTTGGGGAATCGTTGTCTGTCCCAAGTAACATTTTATCTTACTTTATCAATTGATATGTTTGGACATATTTAAGCACATTCCACTTGCAGGCTTGGATTTTCAAGATGGGGGCATGAAAAAGTTTATGATGGTCGGACTGGAGAAGCAGTTCGTTCCCTGATTTTTATTGGGCCAACTTTCTACCAGCGCCTCACTCACATGGCCGAGGATAAAGTGAAATTTAGGAATACAGGGCCCGTCCATCCACTCACCCGCCAGCCAGTTGCGGATAGGAAGCGATTTGGCGGGATCAAATTCGGAGAGATGGAACGTGACTGTCTATTAGCCCATGGTGCAGCTGCAAATTTACACGAGCGCCTCTTCACCC comes from Henckelia pumila isolate YLH828 chromosome 4, ASM3356847v2, whole genome shotgun sequence and encodes:
- the LOC140859935 gene encoding DNA-directed RNA polymerases IV and V subunit 2, encoding MGGSDFTKAGPSGLNEKFSNGTTKDVSDDMDFVLSESDDGDDVVDVGSSLQELGEGSLKTFCKKASTAFFDEYGLISHQINSYNEFVKYGIQQLFDSIGEIVISPGYDPSKRRDDGWRQASLKFGKVTLEKPIFWTGDKFSSDGGKDYLKLLPRHARLQNTTYSSKIRVDARLEVFTENLASSDKFKTGVQQQVEKTVLSVHQSDILFGSLPVMVKSDLCNEKGTEKMDCEFDNGGYFIIKGAEKTFIAQEQMCLKRLWVAKDPNWSIAYRSVVRRRKVHVKLVPKVEHISGGEKILSVYFMATEVPIWILFFALGVSNDLEVVKLIDLDIEDCRVANVLVASIHVADKNYEGFRKADNAVNHMKKLMQGCKFPPTESVEECFKNYLFPNLKSLGQKARFLAYMVKCLLEACMGLRKVDSRDDFRNKRLELASELLERELRVHMKHAERRMVKAMQRDLYGDREIQSIEHYLDTSIITNGLSRAFSTGAWSHPYKRMERISGVVATLRRTNPLQATCDMRKTRQQVSYTGRAGDARYPHPSHWGKICFLSTPDGENCGLVKNLASLGLVSANVLEKDGLLRKLRQCGMENLVDDTSSLLKAKQKVFLDGDWVGVVENSESFVAKLRRKRRRMEVPHQVEIKRDEHHCEVRIFADSGRILRPLLVVRNLKKIKEVKGDYIFQTLLDNGILELIGPEEEEDCQTAWGIRYLFTSEKSRQPVKYTHCELDCSFLLGLSCGIIPFTNHDHAKRVLYQSEKHSQQAIGFATTNPNARVDTNSHRLYYPQRPLFRTMLSDCLGKSSYSHQQRGMIPHPEFSNGQCAIVSVNVHLGYNQEDSIVMNRSSLERGMFRSEHIRSYKAEVESYEGLGKKLKPEDCISFGKTQSKIGRVDSLDDDGLPFIGANLQTGDIVIGKHSESGVDHSIKLRHTERGMVHKVVLSANDDGKNFAVVSLAQVRSPCLGDKFSSMHGQKGVLGFLESQENFPFTKQGIVPDIVINPHAFPSRQTPGQLLEAALGKGIALGGALKCATPFSTPSVEDITAQLHRLGFSRWGHEKVYDGRTGEAVRSLIFIGPTFYQRLTHMAEDKVKFRNTGPVHPLTRQPVADRKRFGGIKFGEMERDCLLAHGAAANLHERLFTLSDSSQIHICRSCKNVANVIQRPVFGGHKIRGPYCRFCESVEDVVRVNVPYGAKLLCQELFSMGISLKFDTELC